The Branchiostoma lanceolatum isolate klBraLanc5 chromosome 5, klBraLanc5.hap2, whole genome shotgun sequence region GGCAACCAGCATAGATTTACACTTGGTAGGGTTTAAAGACAGCTTATTGGCGATAAACTACTGAACTAGCAGGGTAGAGTCTTTCTGGATTGTTtcctgtattgtttgtattctaTTGTGTGCGAAGTATAAAATGGTATCGTCTGCATACATGGCTACTTTACATGACCGTATGCAGTTAGGCAAATcattgatatacacaatgaaaagGAGGGATCCAAGAATGGACCCCTGCGGAACGCCACGGGTCACATGAGATGTTTCGGCTGAGTTAAGACAAGTACGCTGCAACCTCCCAGTTAAGTAAGATGTGAACCATCTACATGACACATCGTCGACACCGTAGGCTTTCAGTTTACTCAACATGATGTCATGGTTCAGGGTATCAAAGGCCCTGGACAGGTCACAGAAGATCACAccggttttttgtttttttgtctattgATTCAATCCAGTCCTCAGTTACAAAATGCAGGGCAGTCTCACAAGAATGGCGCTTTCTGAAGCCTGACTGGCATTGTGAGAGGAGTCGGAACTGGTTAAGGTAGCCGTATAACTGGTTGTGAACAGTCCGTTCTACTATTTTGGAAATACCAGGCAGGACAGACACTGGGCGATAGTTACTTGGCATGGTCTTGTCCCCTTTCTTGTGGATGGGCATGACTTTGGCAATCTTCCACTTTGCTGGGAACTCTCCTGTGGTCAGAGACTTGTTGAAAAGCTTTGTAAGCGATGGGGCAAGGATTTGTGCTCCTGCTTTCAGGAGTCTATTATCAATACTGTCCATGCCAGTGGCCTTTTTTACATTCAGAGTTGATAACTGTTCAGTGACAGCCTCTACTGTAACTAATGTGAAACTGAAGGTGCTGTTTGTCTCTTTCACAAACTGTGTTGGTGAAAAGGGTGAGACGGCCCCAGTGAATGTGCTACATAGGTCCTGTATGACTTTATGAAAGAAATCATTAAAAGTTTCAGCCATCCCTTTGTTGTCAGAGATACCCTGCCCTTCGTGTTCCAGATATGTAACAGTGTTTGATGTCTTGTTTAACTCTGCTGTCAAAGTTCTGTAATAACTCGGCATCATGCTGAATGAATGCATGTCATGTCCCATTTCACTTTACTGTCCTGGATTTAGGTTGCCTAGCGGGGTGATATGAGATCATAATCGATTTGCAATGGCTTGTACTCTGGGTCTTTTACCGGGTAGGTCGCAGTTGATTTGCGTCTATGGGGTCGGAAGTAAGTAGAGGCTCTGTGAGGTTTGTTTTGCGTATCATGCCCCTAACGTTGGCTTTACTGCCGTTTTGTCCCTAACGTTGGCTTTACTACCGTTTTGCCCCTAACGTTGGCTTTACTGCCGTTGTTAGATGGCATATCCCAccttcctttgtgtttattgACGAGTCCATTCTTGATAGAGTGCCCATTGTTTGTTGGTTCTACTGTCGTCGTCCTCTCGTGTTTTCGCCGTGTTCACCTTTATTAATAGACATGTCAGAACCAGTTTCATACTCGTCCGCACCTTCCGAGAACTCGTTGCTACAAAACAATGATATATTTTCTTAAATCACATTGAAAGCATAACATATATCGAATAAGGAAAATGtgtaaatatttaaaaaaaaacaatcaaataTCTATCTAATTAAGCGTCATACTCTACCACCCATGCACACACACTTGTACCCTCGccaatttttttcacaaatatcATTTTTAGTTTGCTTTTTTTGGTGATTGCTGTTGATAAATAGTTTCAGCCATGTATTAAAGATATTCTGACATGTTTTGTAAACAATTACTTCATCAttataatctatgcaaaatagttAAAAAGCATCTTATAGTAAACATTACATTTATATTAAAAAGTCGTTTTGGCGCACGCACGCTCGCACTCCTGGGGTCAAAACAGACCCATACGGTCGGATTTAGGTCGGATCATCGAATGAGTTTCCGGaattatttcatattcatttgttttgttgtatacTTCATTTTGACGGGGATACTCTGCCATTGACAAATACCTTTGACGAATTCTTTCATAAAACAACATAGATGACACCATGATGTTAACCCTTCTTTAGTTCCTATGTTCTAGGGACAATTGATAGCTTAATAAGGTTACATAAGTTTATCCCCTTTTGTTAGACATTTGAATCCGATGTTGTTATCGTAACTTTGCAGCGAAAAATTGCCTGTGTCAGGAACTGCACCACTGCAAGTTTTCACATATGATCAGCACATGCTGCTGACGCGTCAGCTGGCAATACATCAGAGACTTCAGGAGACAGGCCTGTCAGATGCCAGCATCATCTACAGCCTCTTCACCATGCAGATGAAAACTGGGAACATCGATATCGATGGTATATTATTGCAAGCCAAACTTTCGAACTGAGAATAAATATAAGATCAAAGCTTTTCACCCCAAATTTATACTATTTTCTTCTTGTGCATGAACCGTTCTGAGTTTGATTTGTGTCCTGTCGTCGTATGTATATTTTCGCAACTTATAGAAAGTTTCAATGATGTCAAATATACCAAGTTATTGGGTATGCAAAGCCGAAAAAATATGTAGTAGAGACGTGAGAGCTAGTAATAAAGGTATATCTTAAATTAATAGAAAAGTTTGGGGTTGAAAATACTCCTACTTTAAAGTTTCCCCCTACTTTGCCTCTGATGGGACTACATAGGAGTaacccatgatgatgatgcttaAGTTTAAGAAGAATAAGAATTCAAACTGTATGACGCATTTTTGGCATTTTAGATGTCTGGGCTTTCTGTGGATATCTGGGAGGGGGGAGGCATTCCCATCAATGCGCATAGttttctttgatatatatatgtgaGCTAAAGAACACACGAGGTACGCTTGCAGGTGCTAAGAAATTGAAATAGGCTTATTTTCTGATGACAAATAAGGCCAAATGCACAATAGATGAAAGGTGGTGTCGGGTGCAAGTGGTTCGGCCAAGAGCAACAGTATATGCACATctacgttgttttcttttgtttttcactCAAGGAGTGACTGATAAATCTCTAAAATGTTTCATCAATGTTTTCACTCAATTTTGAAATGCCAACTCTAACTCTCCTGTGTCTGTCCTCCAGATGGGACCCCTCCTGGAGAAGAAGGCAGAACTTGGTCCATGAGAAACTGCATGGGGAGGAACACAGCAGAtcacacactgcacgaaatggcctcgtttcccggcgtatacgtaccgggatttttctgtatttttgtcggatactgacggatactgacggatacatgcggattcgtgtaaggtatccgactatttccgcaccggtatatggaatatttcctgaagaatccgaaagtaagggattttcg contains the following coding sequences:
- the LOC136435818 gene encoding uncharacterized protein; the encoded protein is MSGSRIAEMDPRCTLEQFSLLTRLMSIGERLHQTGLPIDSMFQAIYNMEQSYCLGEKLPVSGTAPLQVFTYDQHMLLTRQLAIHQRLQETGLSDASIIYSLFTMQMKTGNIDIDDGTPPGEEGRTWSMRNCMGRNTADHTLHEMASFPGVYVPGFFCIFVGY